The proteins below are encoded in one region of Cyclopterus lumpus isolate fCycLum1 chromosome 8, fCycLum1.pri, whole genome shotgun sequence:
- the wipi2 gene encoding WD repeat domain phosphoinositide-interacting protein 2 isoform X2 produces the protein MNLASQSGDAGGSQLLFANFNQDNTSLAVGTKSGYKFFSLSSVDKLEQIYECPDTEDVCIVERLFSSSLVAIVSLKAPRKLKVCHFKKGTEICNYSYSNTILAVKLNRQRLIVCLEESLYIHNIRDMKVLHTIRETPPNPSGLCALSISNDNCYLAYPGSATIGEVQVFDTVNLRAANMIPAHDSPLASLAFDASGTKLATASEKGTVIRVFSIPEGQKLFEFRRGVKRCVSICSLAFSMEGLYLSASSNTETVHIFKLETQKEKPAEEPTTWGGYLGKVLMASTTYLPSQVTEMFTQGRAFATVRLPFCGHKNICALAVIQKIPRLLVAAADGYLYLYNLDPQEGGECTLMKQHRLDGSAEPANEILEQSHDRPLVAPTYSAAVPKGYCEEQGAVGGAGLEDDLNDLRLEEENEQPPLILETD, from the exons ATGAACTTGGCCAGTCAAAGCGGGGATGCTGGCGGAAGCCAGCTTCTCTTCGCCAACTTCAACCAGGACAACAC GTCCTTAGCTGTTGGCACCAAATCAGGGTACAAGTTTTTCTCCCTGTCCTCTGTGGACAAATTGGAGCAGATATATGAATGTC CGGACACGGAGGATGTGTGTATTGTGGAGCGTCTCTTCTCCAGCAGCCTGGTGGCCATCGTCAGCCTGAAGGCCCCCAGGAAGCTCAAAGTCTGTCACTTCAAGAAGGGAACCGAGATCTGCAACTACTCCTACTCCAATACCATACTGGCTGTCAAGCTCAACAGACAG AGGCTGATAGTGTGTCTGGAGGAGTCACTTTATATTCACAACATCCGAGACATGAAGGTGCTGCACACTATCAGAGAAACTCCGCCCAACCCTTCAG GATTGTGCGCCCTTTCCATCAGCAACGATAACTGTTATCTGGCTTATCCAGGCAGTGCTACAATAGGAGAAGTCCAGGTGTTTGACACAGTCAACCTG cgAGCGGCTAACATGATTCCAGCCCACGACAGCCCATTAGCGTCTCTGGCTTTCGATGCCAGTGGAACCAAACTGGCCACAGCCTCAGAGAAG GGCACCGTCATTCGTGTCTTCTCAATCCCAGAGGGGCAGAAGCTCTTCGAGTTTCGAAGAGGAGTCAAGAG gtgtgtgagcATCTGCTCGTTGGCGTTCAGCATGGAAGGCTTGTACCTGTCGGCCTCCAGCAACACAGAGACGGTCCACATCTTCAAATTAGAGACGCAGAAGGAGAA GCCAGCAGAGGAACCCACCACATGGGGAGGGTACCTGGGCAAGGTCCTGATGGCGTCCACCACCTACCTGCCTTCTCAGGTTACGGAAATGTTCACCCAGGGGCGAGCCTTTGCTACCGTGCGTCTGCCTTTCTGTGGACATAAGAACATCTGTGCCTTAGCTGT CATCCAGAAGATTCCTCGGTTGTTGGTGGCAGCGGCTGATGGTTACCTGTATCTGTACAACCTGGATCCACAAGAGGGAGGGGAGTGCACACTTATGAAGCAGCACAG GTTGGATGGCAGTGCTGAGCCAGCCAATGAGATCCTTGAGCAGTCACATGACCGCCCACTTGTGGCCCCAACCTACAGTGCTGCTGTCCCTAAAG
- the wipi2 gene encoding WD repeat domain phosphoinositide-interacting protein 2 isoform X1 — protein sequence MNLASQSGDAGGSQLLFANFNQDNTSLAVGTKSGYKFFSLSSVDKLEQIYECPDTEDVCIVERLFSSSLVAIVSLKAPRKLKVCHFKKGTEICNYSYSNTILAVKLNRQRLIVCLEESLYIHNIRDMKVLHTIRETPPNPSGLCALSISNDNCYLAYPGSATIGEVQVFDTVNLRAANMIPAHDSPLASLAFDASGTKLATASEKGTVIRVFSIPEGQKLFEFRRGVKRCVSICSLAFSMEGLYLSASSNTETVHIFKLETQKEKYVPAEEPTTWGGYLGKVLMASTTYLPSQVTEMFTQGRAFATVRLPFCGHKNICALAVIQKIPRLLVAAADGYLYLYNLDPQEGGECTLMKQHRLDGSAEPANEILEQSHDRPLVAPTYSAAVPKGYCEEQGAVGGAGLEDDLNDLRLEEENEQPPLILETD from the exons ATGAACTTGGCCAGTCAAAGCGGGGATGCTGGCGGAAGCCAGCTTCTCTTCGCCAACTTCAACCAGGACAACAC GTCCTTAGCTGTTGGCACCAAATCAGGGTACAAGTTTTTCTCCCTGTCCTCTGTGGACAAATTGGAGCAGATATATGAATGTC CGGACACGGAGGATGTGTGTATTGTGGAGCGTCTCTTCTCCAGCAGCCTGGTGGCCATCGTCAGCCTGAAGGCCCCCAGGAAGCTCAAAGTCTGTCACTTCAAGAAGGGAACCGAGATCTGCAACTACTCCTACTCCAATACCATACTGGCTGTCAAGCTCAACAGACAG AGGCTGATAGTGTGTCTGGAGGAGTCACTTTATATTCACAACATCCGAGACATGAAGGTGCTGCACACTATCAGAGAAACTCCGCCCAACCCTTCAG GATTGTGCGCCCTTTCCATCAGCAACGATAACTGTTATCTGGCTTATCCAGGCAGTGCTACAATAGGAGAAGTCCAGGTGTTTGACACAGTCAACCTG cgAGCGGCTAACATGATTCCAGCCCACGACAGCCCATTAGCGTCTCTGGCTTTCGATGCCAGTGGAACCAAACTGGCCACAGCCTCAGAGAAG GGCACCGTCATTCGTGTCTTCTCAATCCCAGAGGGGCAGAAGCTCTTCGAGTTTCGAAGAGGAGTCAAGAG gtgtgtgagcATCTGCTCGTTGGCGTTCAGCATGGAAGGCTTGTACCTGTCGGCCTCCAGCAACACAGAGACGGTCCACATCTTCAAATTAGAGACGCAGAAGGAGAAGTATGT GCCAGCAGAGGAACCCACCACATGGGGAGGGTACCTGGGCAAGGTCCTGATGGCGTCCACCACCTACCTGCCTTCTCAGGTTACGGAAATGTTCACCCAGGGGCGAGCCTTTGCTACCGTGCGTCTGCCTTTCTGTGGACATAAGAACATCTGTGCCTTAGCTGT CATCCAGAAGATTCCTCGGTTGTTGGTGGCAGCGGCTGATGGTTACCTGTATCTGTACAACCTGGATCCACAAGAGGGAGGGGAGTGCACACTTATGAAGCAGCACAG GTTGGATGGCAGTGCTGAGCCAGCCAATGAGATCCTTGAGCAGTCACATGACCGCCCACTTGTGGCCCCAACCTACAGTGCTGCTGTCCCTAAAG